A window of the Tissierellales bacterium genome harbors these coding sequences:
- a CDS encoding class I SAM-dependent methyltransferase — protein sequence MLDFGCGNGVLLFKCALRGTENHRGIDISKEAIKVAKEIQKGSKTGNFAFTRGEVKSLETIPNSSYGAIVLSNIIDNLIPSDAIKVLVEIKRILKGESKILIKLNHFLTEE from the coding sequence ATACTTGATTTTGGATGTGGTAATGGAGTTTTACTATTTAAATGTGCTTTAAGAGGCACTGAGAATCATAGGGGTATTGATATTTCAAAAGAGGCTATTAAAGTGGCTAAAGAAATTCAAAAAGGGAGCAAAACAGGTAATTTTGCTTTTACTAGAGGTGAGGTAAAGTCATTAGAAACTATTCCTAATAGTTCTTACGGTGCTATAGTATTATCAAATATAATTGATAATTTAATTCCATCAGATGCTATTAAAGTATTAGTAGAAATAAAACGTATTCTTAAAGGAGAGAGTAAAATATTAATAAAACTCAATCATTTTCTTACAGAGGAATAG